From Nicotiana tabacum cultivar K326 chromosome 20, ASM71507v2, whole genome shotgun sequence, one genomic window encodes:
- the LOC107765642 gene encoding F-box protein PP2-B10-like: protein MDYFSLLPEGCISEILSFTSPKDAATSSAISRGFKSAAESDVVWEKFLPSDYQHIISKSDSLLVSPSKKELYFSLCDSPFLTDGGKLSFSLDKGTGKKCFMIAARELVISWGDTPHYWKWSSHPDSRFSEVANLQFVCWLDMRGKIETRILSKRTKYVVYLVFKLANGFYGLETANAFVRFVDCESNNKAEERASVVSLSRQEGAGEKRSKRRVDGWMEIEMGNFFNDAGEDGDVEARLMEIRRLFAKGGLIVQGMEFRPE, encoded by the exons ATGGATTATTTTAGTTTATTGCCAGAAGGTTGCATATCGGAAATTCTGTCCTTCACTTCTCCCAAAGATGCTGCTACTTCCTCAGCTATCTCACGAGGATTCAAGTCTGCTGCTGAATCCGACGTCGTTTGGGAGAAATTTTTGCCCTCTGATTATCAACATATTATCTCTAAATCAGACTCACTCTTGGTTTCTCCTTCCAAAAAAGAGCTTTATTTTAGTCTATGTGACTCCCCATTTCTCACTGATGGCGGCAAACTG AGTTTTTCATTGGATAAGGGGACTGGGAAGAAGTGTTTTATGATTGCAGCAAGGGAGCTTGTTATTTCATGGGGTGATACACCACATTATTGGAAATGGTCATCTCACCCCGACTCCAG ATTCTCGGAAGTGGCTAATCTTCAGTTTGTTTGTTGGCTTGATATGCGAGGCAAGATTGAAACTCGAATATTGTCAAAAAGAACCAAATATGTTGTTTATCTAGTGTTCAAATTGGCAAACGGATTTTATGGCCTTGAAACTGCTAATGCTTTTGTTAGATTTGTTGATTGTGAGAGTAACAACAAAGCTGAGGAACGAGCTAGTGTTGTTAGTCTTTCGAGACAAGAAGGAGCAGGTGAGAAGCGATCCAAGAGAAGAGTTGATGGATGGATGGAAATAGAAATGGGAAATTTTTTCAATGATGCTGGAGAAGATGGAGATGTTGAAGCAAGATTGATGGAGATTAGGCGTCTCTTTGCCAAAGGTGGCCTCATTGTTCAAGGAATGGAGTTTCGACCAGAATGA